One Streptomyces hundungensis DNA segment encodes these proteins:
- the rpsP gene encoding 30S ribosomal protein S16, whose translation MAVKIKLKRLGKIRQPHYRIVVADARTRRDGRAIEEIGLYHPTYNPSRIEVNAERAQYWLSVGAQPTEAVLAILKLTGDWQAHKGLPAPAPLLQPEPKEDKRASFEAFAKTLEGDDAKGEAITQKAKKTEKKADEAEAAAESTEA comes from the coding sequence GTGGCAGTCAAGATCAAGCTCAAGCGCCTCGGCAAGATTCGCCAGCCGCACTACCGCATCGTCGTCGCCGACGCCCGCACTCGCCGTGACGGTCGCGCGATCGAGGAAATCGGTCTCTACCACCCGACGTACAACCCGTCGCGCATCGAGGTCAACGCCGAGCGTGCGCAGTACTGGCTGTCCGTCGGCGCCCAGCCGACCGAGGCCGTCCTCGCCATCCTGAAGCTCACCGGTGACTGGCAGGCACACAAGGGCCTCCCGGCCCCCGCGCCGCTGCTCCAGCCGGAGCCGAAGGAAGACAAGCGCGCTTCCTTCGAGGCCTTCGCCAAGACCCTCGAGGGCGACGACGCCAAGGGTGAGGCCATCACCCAGAAGGCGAAGAAGACCGAGAAGAAGGCGGACGAGGCCGAGGCCGCCGCCGAGTCGACCGAGGCCTGA
- the proS gene encoding proline--tRNA ligase has translation MAKAPVLTPQAEDFPRWYQDLINKAELADNGPVRGTMVIRPYGYGLWERMQQEMDVRIKDAGAQNAYFPLFIPQSYLTREAQHVEGFAPELAVVTHGGGKELEEPVVVRPTSETIVNEYFSKWVQSYRDLPLLINQWANVVRWEMRPRVFLRTSEFLWQEGHTAHATYEDARDYAARIHRDVYADFMINVLGIDVVLGRKTAKERFAGAINTLTLEGMMGDGKALQMGTSHELGTNFAKAFNTQYLSRDGKQELVWQTSWGVSTRMVGGLIMSHGDDNGLRVPPRLAAVQIVVMAIKGDEAVTKVRELGDRLKAAGLRVQVDDRVDTPFGRRAVDWELKGVPVRIEIGPRDLEAGTAMLARRIPGGKEPVSVEQLAELLPAVLEEDQALLLRQSRERRASRTSDVTSLAEAAEAANAGGWARIPWSELGPEGEAELAQQAVSVRCLVAEDGSVPDSDDAPGTVAIVARSY, from the coding sequence ATGGCTAAGGCACCCGTTCTCACGCCCCAGGCGGAAGACTTCCCGCGCTGGTACCAGGACCTGATCAACAAGGCCGAGCTCGCGGACAACGGTCCCGTGCGCGGCACCATGGTGATCCGACCCTACGGTTACGGCCTCTGGGAGCGGATGCAACAGGAGATGGACGTACGCATCAAGGACGCAGGCGCCCAGAACGCCTACTTCCCGCTCTTCATCCCCCAGTCTTACCTGACTCGCGAAGCTCAGCACGTCGAGGGCTTCGCGCCCGAGCTCGCGGTGGTCACCCACGGTGGCGGCAAGGAGCTCGAAGAGCCCGTCGTGGTCCGCCCCACCTCCGAGACGATCGTCAACGAATACTTCTCGAAGTGGGTCCAGAGCTACCGGGACCTGCCGCTGCTCATCAACCAGTGGGCGAACGTGGTCCGTTGGGAGATGCGCCCGCGCGTCTTCCTCCGTACGAGCGAATTCCTGTGGCAGGAAGGGCACACCGCCCACGCCACCTACGAGGACGCCCGCGACTACGCCGCGCGCATCCACCGCGACGTCTACGCCGACTTCATGATCAACGTGCTCGGCATCGACGTCGTGCTCGGCCGCAAGACCGCCAAGGAACGCTTCGCCGGAGCCATCAACACCCTCACCCTGGAAGGGATGATGGGCGACGGCAAGGCGCTCCAGATGGGCACGAGCCACGAGCTCGGCACCAACTTCGCCAAAGCCTTCAACACCCAGTACCTGTCAAGGGACGGCAAGCAGGAACTCGTCTGGCAGACCTCCTGGGGCGTCTCCACCCGCATGGTCGGCGGCCTGATCATGTCCCACGGCGACGACAACGGACTGCGGGTGCCGCCCCGGCTCGCCGCCGTCCAGATCGTCGTCATGGCCATCAAGGGCGACGAGGCCGTCACCAAGGTCCGCGAGCTCGGCGACCGCCTCAAGGCGGCGGGCCTGCGGGTGCAGGTCGACGACCGCGTCGACACCCCCTTCGGCCGCCGCGCCGTGGACTGGGAGCTCAAGGGCGTCCCCGTACGCATCGAGATCGGCCCGCGCGACCTGGAGGCCGGCACGGCGATGCTGGCCCGCCGCATCCCCGGCGGCAAGGAGCCGGTCTCCGTCGAGCAGCTCGCCGAACTGCTGCCCGCCGTCCTCGAAGAGGACCAGGCGCTGCTGCTGCGCCAGTCCCGCGAGCGCCGCGCATCGCGCACCAGCGACGTGACGAGCCTCGCCGAGGCCGCCGAGGCGGCGAACGCCGGCGGCTGGGCGCGCATCCCGTGGTCCGAACTCGGCCCCGAAGGCGAGGCCGAACTCGCCCAACAGGCCGTGTCCGTACGGTGTTTGGTCGCCGAGGACGGGTCGGTGCCCGACTCCGACGACGCACCCGGTACCGTCGCGATCGTGGCCCGCTCCTACTGA
- a CDS encoding SAM-dependent methyltransferase — translation MTPTLVRHQSRTASAPRAGTTERARDWAEIQERMLVPLIEAAYERLDVGPATRLLGLGCGSGLGLLMAASRGATVTGVDCPERAARLALARERLAPGPGHEVAAGAGAARLVTGGPGDAAEPGGAPYNVITAFEPVGCAAGDTEGLVPALEAAVALAEHGSAVVLAGWGPPERCATSAVLRVATRLTSRLNDAPRWRPSLRDDLEDVAARAGLKPDGSGRVACPFGYADLDSAIRGLMATGAFDAAARAIDQAQVEKELVEALHGHVRRDGTVWMANVFRYLIARTP, via the coding sequence ATGACACCAACGCTCGTCCGGCATCAGTCCCGCACGGCCTCCGCCCCACGGGCGGGCACGACCGAGCGCGCGCGGGACTGGGCGGAGATCCAGGAACGGATGCTGGTCCCCCTCATCGAGGCGGCGTACGAGCGGCTCGACGTGGGCCCCGCCACCCGGCTGCTCGGGCTCGGCTGTGGTTCGGGTCTCGGGCTGCTGATGGCGGCCTCGCGCGGTGCGACGGTGACCGGCGTGGACTGCCCGGAGCGGGCCGCGCGGCTGGCTCTGGCGCGGGAGCGGCTGGCGCCGGGGCCCGGGCACGAGGTCGCCGCGGGAGCGGGTGCGGCGCGGCTGGTGACGGGCGGCCCGGGCGATGCGGCCGAGCCCGGCGGCGCCCCGTACAACGTGATCACGGCGTTCGAGCCGGTCGGCTGTGCGGCCGGTGACACGGAGGGCCTGGTGCCCGCCCTGGAGGCGGCCGTCGCGCTGGCGGAGCACGGCAGCGCCGTGGTGCTGGCCGGCTGGGGGCCGCCGGAGCGGTGTGCCACCTCGGCGGTGCTACGGGTGGCGACCCGGTTGACCTCCCGGCTCAACGACGCGCCGCGCTGGCGGCCGAGCCTGCGCGACGACCTGGAGGACGTGGCGGCCCGCGCCGGCCTCAAGCCGGACGGTTCGGGGCGGGTGGCCTGCCCGTTCGGCTACGCGGATCTGGACAGCGCGATCCGGGGTCTGATGGCGACCGGCGCCTTCGACGCGGCGGCGCGCGCCATCGATCAGGCGCAGGTGGAGAAGGAGCTCGTGGAGGCGCTGCACGGGCATGTGCGCCGCGACGGCACGGTGTGGATGGCGAACGTCTTTCGCTACCTGATCGCCCGCACTCCGTGA
- the ftsH gene encoding ATP-dependent zinc metalloprotease FtsH, whose product MPGGWGRLILTALVVYLITNLILSFFNDGDEPTVSYTEFSKQVTAGNVSKIYAKGDAIQGQLKNKAPVPSGDGSGDYTKFTTQRPTFADDDLWSQLTKQNVTVTAEPVVEHRSFLANLLISLAPMLLLVVLWLFIARRMSAGMGGGAGGMLGRKTPPQPVEMAGVKRTTFEDVAGIDEVEGELNDVVDFLKNPGAYHEMGARMPGGVLLAGPPGTGKTLLARAVAGEAGVPFFSASASEFIEMIVGVGASRVRELFAEARKVAPAIVFIDEIDTIGRARGGGSGMGGHDEREQTLNQILTEMDGFSGSEGVIVLAATNRPDVLDPALTRPGRFDRIVHVSPPDRGGREAILRIHTREIPLARDVDLQQVARTTPGMTGADLANLANEAALLAVKRQQNEVTQSDLSDALEKVQLGAERPLVMPYEERRRTAYHESGHALLGMVQPGADPVRKVTIVPRGRALGVTLSTPDADKYAYTEEYLRGRVIGALGGMAAEQLVFDVVTTGAENDLEQVTNIVRGMVGRWGMSERIGPLSALPGDAQQPYGLSAAPGTLDAIAVEMRRIVDECYDRACTLLRDNRDKLDALAEALLANETLEEEAAYRAAGIPRLSKAGADGTA is encoded by the coding sequence ATGCCCGGTGGCTGGGGCCGGCTGATCCTCACCGCGCTGGTCGTCTACCTGATCACCAATCTGATCCTGTCGTTCTTCAACGACGGCGACGAGCCGACCGTCTCGTACACCGAGTTCAGCAAGCAGGTCACGGCCGGCAACGTCTCCAAGATCTACGCCAAGGGCGACGCCATCCAGGGCCAGCTCAAGAACAAGGCCCCCGTGCCCTCCGGCGACGGCAGCGGCGACTACACCAAGTTCACCACCCAGCGCCCCACCTTTGCCGACGACGACCTGTGGTCCCAGCTGACCAAGCAGAACGTCACCGTCACCGCGGAACCCGTCGTCGAACACCGCAGCTTCCTCGCCAACCTCCTCATCTCGCTCGCTCCCATGCTGCTGCTCGTCGTGCTGTGGCTGTTCATCGCCCGCCGCATGAGCGCCGGCATGGGCGGCGGCGCCGGCGGGATGCTCGGCCGCAAGACCCCGCCCCAGCCCGTCGAGATGGCCGGCGTCAAGCGCACCACCTTCGAGGACGTGGCCGGCATCGACGAGGTCGAGGGCGAACTCAACGACGTCGTCGACTTCCTCAAGAACCCCGGCGCCTACCACGAGATGGGCGCCCGCATGCCCGGCGGCGTGCTGCTCGCGGGCCCGCCCGGCACCGGCAAGACGCTGCTCGCGCGGGCCGTCGCGGGGGAGGCCGGGGTGCCGTTCTTCTCCGCGTCCGCCTCCGAGTTCATCGAGATGATCGTGGGCGTGGGCGCCTCCCGCGTGCGCGAACTGTTCGCCGAGGCCCGCAAGGTGGCCCCCGCCATCGTCTTCATCGACGAGATCGACACCATCGGCCGGGCCCGCGGCGGCGGCTCCGGCATGGGCGGCCATGACGAACGCGAACAGACCCTCAACCAGATCCTCACCGAGATGGACGGCTTCTCCGGCTCCGAAGGCGTCATCGTGCTCGCCGCCACCAACCGGCCCGACGTCCTGGACCCCGCCCTCACCCGCCCCGGCCGCTTCGACCGCATCGTCCACGTCAGCCCGCCCGACCGGGGCGGCCGCGAAGCCATCCTGAGGATCCACACCCGGGAGATCCCCCTGGCCCGCGACGTCGATCTGCAACAGGTCGCCCGCACCACCCCCGGCATGACCGGGGCCGACCTCGCCAACCTCGCCAACGAGGCGGCCCTGCTCGCCGTCAAACGCCAGCAGAACGAGGTCACCCAGTCCGACCTCTCCGACGCCCTGGAAAAGGTCCAACTCGGCGCGGAGCGGCCCCTGGTGATGCCCTACGAGGAGCGCCGCCGCACCGCCTACCACGAGAGCGGACACGCGCTCCTCGGCATGGTCCAGCCCGGCGCCGACCCGGTCCGCAAGGTCACCATCGTGCCGCGGGGCCGCGCCCTCGGCGTCACCCTGTCCACCCCGGACGCCGACAAGTACGCGTACACCGAGGAGTATCTGCGCGGCCGCGTCATCGGGGCGCTCGGCGGCATGGCGGCCGAGCAACTCGTCTTCGACGTCGTCACCACCGGCGCCGAGAACGACCTCGAACAGGTCACCAACATCGTGCGCGGCATGGTCGGCCGCTGGGGCATGAGCGAGCGGATCGGCCCCCTCTCCGCCCTGCCGGGAGACGCCCAGCAGCCCTACGGACTCTCGGCGGCGCCCGGCACCCTGGACGCCATCGCCGTCGAGATGCGCCGCATCGTCGACGAGTGCTACGACCGGGCCTGCACCCTGCTGCGCGACAACCGCGACAAGCTGGACGCCCTCGCCGAGGCGCTGCTCGCCAACGAGACGCTGGAGGAGGAGGCCGCCTACCGCGCGGCCGGCATCCCCCGCCTGTCCAAGGCGGGGGCGGACGGGACGGCGTAG
- the ffh gene encoding signal recognition particle protein — translation MFDTLSDRLSATFKNLRGKGRLSEADIDATAREIRIALLEADVALPVVRAFIKQVKERASGIEVSQALNPAQQVIKIVNEELIGILGGETRRLRFAKNPPTVIMLAGLQGAGKTTLAGKLGKWLKGQGHSPLLVACDLQRPNAVNQLSVVAERAGVAVYAPEPGNGVGDPVKVAKDSLEFARAKQYDVVVVDTAGRLGIDQELMQQAADIRDAVSPDEVLFVVDAMIGQDAVNTAEAFRDGVGFDGVVLSKLDGDARGGAALSIAHVTGKQIMFASNGEKLEDFDAFHPDRMASRILDMGDLLTLIEQAEKTFSQAEAEKMASKLASSKGGKDFTLDDFLAQMEQVRKMGSISKLLGMLPGMGQIKDQINNIDERDVDRTAAIIKSMTPGERHDPTIINGSRRARIAKGSGVEVSAVKNLVERFFDARKMMSRMAQGGGMPGMPGMPGMGGGPGRQKKQIKQGKGKRKSGNPMKRKAEEAAAAERKAQGGALGLPSAEEQKNFELPDEFKKFMG, via the coding sequence GTGTTCGATACCCTTTCCGACCGCCTGAGTGCGACGTTCAAGAACCTCCGGGGCAAAGGACGCTTGAGCGAGGCGGACATCGACGCCACGGCGCGCGAGATCCGCATCGCGCTGCTCGAGGCCGACGTCGCGCTGCCCGTAGTCCGCGCCTTCATCAAGCAGGTCAAGGAGCGCGCGTCCGGCATCGAGGTCTCCCAGGCCCTCAACCCCGCCCAGCAGGTCATCAAGATCGTCAACGAGGAGCTCATCGGCATCCTCGGCGGCGAGACCCGTCGTCTGCGGTTCGCCAAGAACCCGCCGACCGTGATCATGCTCGCGGGCCTCCAGGGCGCCGGTAAGACCACCCTCGCCGGAAAGCTCGGCAAGTGGCTCAAGGGGCAGGGTCACTCCCCGCTCCTGGTCGCCTGTGACCTCCAGCGCCCCAACGCCGTCAACCAGCTGAGCGTCGTCGCCGAGCGCGCCGGTGTCGCGGTCTACGCGCCGGAGCCGGGCAACGGCGTCGGCGACCCGGTCAAGGTCGCCAAGGACTCCCTGGAGTTCGCCCGCGCCAAGCAGTACGACGTGGTCGTCGTCGACACCGCCGGACGCCTCGGCATCGACCAGGAGCTGATGCAGCAGGCCGCGGACATCCGCGACGCCGTCAGCCCCGACGAGGTCCTGTTCGTCGTCGACGCGATGATCGGCCAGGACGCGGTCAACACCGCCGAGGCCTTCCGCGACGGCGTCGGTTTCGACGGCGTCGTCCTCTCCAAGCTCGACGGCGACGCCCGCGGTGGCGCGGCGCTCTCCATCGCCCACGTCACGGGCAAGCAGATCATGTTCGCCTCCAACGGCGAGAAGCTGGAGGACTTCGACGCCTTCCACCCGGACCGGATGGCGTCCCGCATCCTCGACATGGGTGACCTGCTCACCCTGATCGAGCAGGCGGAGAAGACCTTCAGCCAGGCCGAGGCCGAGAAGATGGCCTCCAAGCTGGCGTCCAGCAAGGGCGGGAAGGACTTCACGCTCGACGACTTCCTGGCCCAGATGGAGCAGGTCCGCAAGATGGGCTCCATCTCCAAGCTGCTCGGCATGCTCCCCGGCATGGGGCAGATCAAGGACCAGATCAACAACATCGACGAGCGGGACGTGGACCGTACCGCGGCCATCATCAAGTCGATGACCCCCGGCGAGCGCCACGACCCGACCATCATCAACGGCTCGCGCCGCGCCCGTATCGCCAAGGGTTCCGGCGTCGAGGTCAGCGCCGTCAAGAACCTCGTCGAGCGGTTCTTCGACGCCCGCAAGATGATGTCCCGGATGGCCCAGGGTGGCGGAATGCCGGGTATGCCGGGGATGCCGGGCATGGGTGGCGGACCCGGTCGGCAGAAGAAGCAGATCAAGCAGGGCAAGGGCAAGCGCAAGAGCGGCAACCCGATGAAGCGCAAGGCCGAGGAGGCCGCCGCCGCCGAGCGCAAGGCGCAGGGCGGGGCGCTCGGACTGCCGAGCGCCGAGGAGCAGAAGAACTTCGAGCTGCCCGACGAGTTCAAGAAGTTCATGGGCTGA
- a CDS encoding [protein-PII] uridylyltransferase: MTSVDVSQEADDGDSEPGGYAAARLRLLTEKGRPGPPRRAALAELTDHWLADLFTAAARQAGVAGASLVAVGGYGRGELSPRSDLDLLLLHDGRADAGALALLADRLWYPVWDLGLALDHSVRTPAEARRTAGEDLKVHLGLLDARHVAGDLALTSALRTTVLADWRNLAPRRLPELDELCRERAQRQGELQYLLEGDLKEARGGLRDATALRAVAASWLADAPREGLADARRRLLDVRDALHLCTGRATDRLALQEQDAVAVELGLLDADVMLRQVSESARVISYAGDVTWREVGRVLRARSARPRLSRLFGGRTGASERTPLAEGVVEQDGEVVLALTARPEKDPVLPLRAAAAAAQAGLPISPHAVRRLAATARPLPTPWPAEARDQLVTLLGAGESTVPVWEALEAEGLITALLPDWERVRCRPQRNAVHTWTVDRHLVETAVRASHLTRRVHRPDLLLVAALLHDIGKGWPGDHSVVGETIARDVAARIGFPAADVAVIATLVRHHLLLIETATRRDLDDPATVRAVADAVGSTGTLELLHALTEADALATGPAAWSSWRGSLVADLVKRAAAVLAGQPADPEPADITAEQERLAIEAHRTAGPVLALRARTDTSEEHEPLGVELLVAVPDQPGVLPVTAGVLALHRLTVRAADLRTVELPDPVGGSVLLLDWRVAAAYGSLPQAARLRADLVRALAGSLDIEARLAEREAAYPRRRGAQAPPPRVRVAPSASRHATVIEVRAQDAPGLLHRIGHALETAGVRVRSAHVSTLGSNAVDAFYVTDAKGAALGAGEAAGVAARVESALATAPGPA; the protein is encoded by the coding sequence GTGACGAGCGTTGATGTGAGCCAAGAAGCCGATGACGGCGACTCGGAGCCCGGCGGCTACGCGGCGGCCCGGCTGCGCCTTCTCACCGAGAAGGGGCGGCCCGGGCCGCCGCGCCGTGCGGCCCTCGCGGAGCTGACCGACCACTGGCTGGCCGACCTGTTCACCGCCGCCGCCCGCCAGGCCGGCGTCGCCGGCGCGTCCCTGGTCGCGGTCGGCGGCTACGGGCGCGGCGAGCTCTCCCCGCGCAGCGACCTCGACCTGCTGCTCCTGCACGACGGGCGGGCCGACGCCGGGGCGCTCGCCCTGCTCGCCGACCGCCTCTGGTACCCGGTGTGGGACCTCGGCCTCGCCCTCGACCATTCGGTGCGCACCCCCGCCGAGGCCCGCAGGACGGCGGGCGAGGACCTCAAGGTGCACCTCGGCCTCCTGGACGCCCGCCATGTCGCGGGCGACCTCGCCCTCACCTCCGCCCTGCGCACCACCGTCCTGGCCGACTGGCGCAACCTCGCCCCGCGACGGCTGCCCGAGCTCGACGAGCTGTGCCGCGAACGGGCGCAGCGCCAGGGCGAGTTGCAGTACCTCCTCGAAGGCGACCTCAAGGAGGCCAGGGGCGGACTGCGGGACGCGACCGCCCTGCGCGCGGTCGCCGCCTCCTGGCTCGCGGACGCCCCCCGGGAGGGACTCGCCGACGCCCGGCGCCGCCTCCTGGACGTACGCGACGCGCTGCACCTGTGCACCGGCCGCGCCACCGACCGCCTCGCCCTCCAGGAGCAGGACGCCGTCGCCGTCGAACTGGGGCTCCTGGACGCTGATGTGATGCTCCGTCAGGTGTCGGAGTCGGCCCGCGTCATCTCCTATGCCGGCGACGTCACCTGGCGCGAGGTCGGCCGTGTGCTGCGCGCCCGCTCCGCCCGGCCCCGCCTGAGCCGCCTGTTCGGCGGACGCACCGGCGCCTCTGAGCGCACCCCGCTCGCCGAGGGCGTAGTCGAGCAGGACGGCGAGGTCGTGCTCGCCCTGACCGCCCGCCCCGAGAAGGACCCCGTCCTGCCGCTGCGCGCCGCCGCCGCGGCGGCCCAGGCGGGTCTGCCCATCTCCCCGCACGCGGTGCGCCGCCTGGCCGCCACGGCCCGGCCGCTGCCCACGCCCTGGCCCGCCGAGGCCCGCGACCAGCTCGTCACCCTGCTCGGCGCGGGCGAGTCCACCGTCCCGGTCTGGGAGGCCCTCGAAGCGGAGGGGCTCATCACGGCCCTGCTGCCCGACTGGGAACGCGTACGCTGCCGGCCCCAGCGCAACGCCGTGCACACCTGGACCGTCGACCGCCACCTCGTCGAAACGGCCGTCCGCGCCTCCCATCTCACCCGCCGGGTGCACCGGCCCGACCTGCTCCTGGTCGCCGCCCTCCTCCACGACATCGGCAAGGGCTGGCCCGGCGACCACTCGGTGGTCGGCGAGACCATCGCCCGCGACGTCGCCGCCCGCATCGGGTTCCCCGCCGCCGACGTGGCCGTCATCGCCACCCTCGTCCGTCATCACCTGCTGCTCATCGAGACCGCCACCCGGCGCGACCTCGACGACCCGGCGACCGTGCGCGCCGTCGCCGACGCGGTCGGCTCGACCGGAACCCTGGAGCTGCTGCACGCCCTGACCGAGGCGGACGCGCTGGCCACCGGCCCCGCCGCCTGGTCCTCCTGGCGCGGCTCACTCGTCGCCGACCTCGTCAAACGCGCCGCGGCGGTCCTCGCGGGACAGCCCGCCGACCCCGAACCCGCCGACATCACCGCCGAACAGGAACGCCTCGCCATCGAGGCCCACCGCACCGCGGGACCCGTCCTCGCCCTGCGCGCCCGCACCGACACCTCCGAAGAGCACGAACCCCTGGGTGTGGAGCTCCTGGTCGCCGTCCCCGACCAGCCGGGCGTGCTGCCCGTCACGGCCGGCGTCCTCGCCCTGCACCGCCTCACCGTGCGCGCCGCCGATCTGCGGACCGTCGAACTCCCCGACCCGGTCGGCGGCTCGGTCCTGCTCCTGGACTGGCGGGTGGCCGCCGCGTACGGCTCGCTGCCCCAGGCGGCCCGGCTCCGCGCCGACCTGGTGCGGGCCCTCGCGGGCTCCCTCGACATCGAGGCCCGGCTCGCCGAACGCGAGGCGGCCTACCCGCGCCGGCGCGGCGCCCAGGCCCCGCCGCCCCGAGTGAGGGTGGCCCCCTCGGCCTCCCGGCACGCCACCGTCATCGAGGTCCGCGCCCAGGACGCCCCCGGCCTCCTGCACCGCATCGGCCACGCCCTGGAGACGGCGGGCGTACGGGTGCGTTCCGCGCATGTGTCGACGCTGGGCTCCAACGCCGTGGACGCCTTCTATGTGACGGACGCGAAGGGCGCGGCGCTCGGCGCGGGGGAGGCGGCCGGGGTGGCCGCGCGCGTGGAGTCGGCACTGGCGACCGCGCCCGGGCCGGCGTAA
- a CDS encoding P-II family nitrogen regulator codes for MKLITAVVKPHRLDEIKQALQAFGVHGLTVTEASGYGRQRGHTEVYRGAEYTVDLVPKIRIEVLVEDGDAEELIEVVVKAAHTGKIGDGKVWSVPVETAVRVRTGERGPDAL; via the coding sequence ATGAAACTCATCACGGCGGTCGTCAAGCCGCACCGGCTCGACGAGATCAAGCAGGCCCTCCAGGCCTTCGGCGTCCACGGTCTGACCGTCACCGAGGCCAGCGGATACGGGCGCCAGCGCGGCCACACCGAGGTCTACCGCGGCGCCGAGTACACCGTCGACCTCGTACCCAAGATCCGCATCGAGGTCCTGGTCGAGGACGGCGACGCCGAAGAACTGATCGAGGTCGTCGTCAAGGCCGCCCACACCGGAAAGATCGGCGACGGCAAGGTGTGGAGCGTGCCCGTCGAGACCGCGGTCCGGGTCCGTACCGGCGAGCGCGGCCCCGACGCGCTGTAG
- a CDS encoding ammonium transporter, translated as MPPGITLAADAPQLSSANTGFMLICSALVMIMTPGLAFFYGGMVRVKSTLNMLMMSFISLGIVTILWVLYGFSLAFGESNGFIGWSKDYFGLSGIGLVQLWPGYSIPIYVFAVFQLMFAVITPALISGALADRVKFTAWALFTALWVTVVYFPVAHWVWASDGWLFKKGVIDFAGGTAVHINAGAAALGVILVIGKRVGFKKDPMRPHSLPLVMLGAGLLWFGWFGFNAGSWLGNDDGVGAVMFVNTQVATAAAMLAWLLYEKLRHGSFTTLGAASGAVAGLVAITPSGGCVSPLGAIAIGVIAGVLCAMAINLKYRFGFDDSLDVVGVHMVGGITGSLLVGLFATGGVQSTAKGLFYGGGLDQLGKQALGVGAVLGYSLVVSAVLALALDKTIGMRVPEDDEVSGIDQVEHAETAYDFSGAGGGTAPRRTVAVPGEMAANKKVDA; from the coding sequence ATGCCCCCAGGCATCACGCTCGCAGCTGACGCTCCCCAGCTGTCCAGCGCCAACACAGGATTCATGCTGATCTGCTCGGCGCTGGTGATGATCATGACGCCCGGGCTCGCCTTCTTCTACGGAGGCATGGTCCGCGTCAAGAGCACCCTGAACATGCTGATGATGAGCTTCATCAGTCTCGGCATCGTCACGATCCTGTGGGTGCTCTACGGATTCAGCCTGGCCTTCGGCGAGAGCAACGGCTTCATCGGCTGGTCCAAGGACTACTTCGGGCTCAGCGGCATCGGCCTTGTCCAGCTCTGGCCCGGGTACAGCATCCCGATCTACGTCTTCGCGGTCTTCCAGCTGATGTTCGCGGTCATCACACCCGCCCTCATCAGCGGGGCGCTCGCCGACCGCGTCAAGTTCACGGCCTGGGCGCTGTTCACCGCGCTGTGGGTCACCGTCGTCTACTTCCCCGTCGCGCACTGGGTGTGGGCCTCGGACGGCTGGCTCTTCAAGAAGGGCGTCATCGACTTCGCCGGCGGCACCGCCGTGCACATCAACGCGGGTGCGGCCGCCCTCGGCGTGATCCTGGTGATCGGCAAGCGCGTCGGCTTCAAGAAGGACCCCATGCGGCCGCACAGCCTGCCGCTGGTCATGCTCGGCGCGGGCCTGTTGTGGTTCGGCTGGTTCGGCTTCAACGCCGGCTCCTGGCTCGGCAACGACGACGGCGTGGGCGCCGTGATGTTCGTCAACACCCAGGTCGCCACCGCCGCCGCCATGCTCGCCTGGCTGCTCTACGAAAAGCTCCGCCACGGCTCGTTCACCACGCTCGGCGCCGCCTCCGGCGCCGTCGCGGGCCTGGTCGCCATCACGCCGTCGGGCGGCTGTGTCAGCCCGCTCGGCGCCATCGCGATCGGCGTGATCGCGGGCGTCCTGTGCGCCATGGCGATCAACCTCAAGTACCGCTTCGGATTCGACGACTCGCTCGACGTCGTCGGCGTCCACATGGTCGGCGGCATCACCGGCTCCCTGCTCGTCGGCCTCTTCGCCACCGGCGGCGTACAGTCCACCGCCAAGGGCCTCTTCTACGGAGGCGGCCTCGACCAGCTCGGCAAGCAGGCCCTCGGGGTGGGCGCGGTCCTCGGCTACTCGCTGGTGGTCTCCGCGGTCCTCGCCCTCGCCCTCGACAAGACGATCGGGATGCGCGTCCCCGAGGACGACGAGGTCTCCGGCATCGACCAGGTCGAGCACGCCGAGACGGCGTACGACTTCAGCGGCGCGGGCGGCGGCACCGCACCCCGCAGGACCGTGGCGGTCCCGGGCGAGATGGCAGCGAACAAGAAGGTGGACGCATGA